In Tachysurus fulvidraco isolate hzauxx_2018 chromosome 11, HZAU_PFXX_2.0, whole genome shotgun sequence, one DNA window encodes the following:
- the mrpl28 gene encoding 39S ribosomal protein L28, mitochondrial isoform X1, protein MPLHKYPPRLWEALKLRKGIYARLPQHYLKSHLDASLPTAVHWRPLGVKYRANPKTGLKERVQDVPIPIYYPPESQDGLWAGEGWICGYRYANNDKLSARVKKIWKPQLFKRELYSEILNQKFNITVTSRTLDLIDAAYGFDFYILKTPKQDLNSKFGMDLKRAMLLRLAHKDTELYPDDPTRREKIYNKYKVVGRQQFEIPAEEAEWVGLSLEEAVEKQRLLEHKDPEPLYKSCVENLVKDLSMLKLAVPQIVEKKD, encoded by the exons ATGCCGTTACACAAATATCCACCACGACTGTGGGAAGCCTTGAAGTTAAGGAAAGGGATCTATGCCCGTCTGCCTCAGCATTACCTGAAATCCCATCTGGATGCATCACTGCCAACCGCAGTGCATTGGAGACCTCTGGGAGTGAAATACAGAGCAAACCCCAAGACAGGCCTCAAAGAGCGGGTTCAGGATGTACCTATTCCAATTTATTACCCCCCAGAGTCGCAAGATGGCCTGTGGGCTGGAGAGGGGTGGATATGTGGATACAGATATGCCAATAACGATAAG CTGTCTGCAAGAGTGAAGAAGATCTGGAAGCCTCAACTCTTTAAGAGGGAGCTGTACAGCGAAATCCTTAACCAGAAGTTCAACATCACAGTCACATCTCGCACGCTGGATCTTATCGACGCCGCTTACGGCTTTGACTTTTACATTCTAAAG ACACCAAAGCAGGACCTAAACTCCAAGTTTGGTATGGACCTGAAACGTGCCATGCTCCTGCGGTTAGCTCACAAAGACACTGAGCTCTACCCAGATGATCCAACTCGAAGGGAGAAGATCTACAACAAATACAAG GTGGTGGGGAGACAGCAGTTTGAGATTCCTGCCGAGGAGGCGGAGTGGGTCGGCCTGAGCCTGGAGGAAGCAGTCGAGAAACAGAGACTTCTAGAACACAAG GATCCTGAGCCACTTTACAAGAGTTGTGTGGAGAACCTGGTGAAGGATCTGTCAATGCTGAAACTCGCCGTACCCCAGATTGTGGAAAAGAAAGACTGA
- the mrpl28 gene encoding 39S ribosomal protein L28, mitochondrial isoform X2, translating to MPLHKYPPRLWEALKLRKGIYARLPQHYLKSHLDASLPTAVHWRPLGVKYRANPKTGLKERVQDVPIPIYYPPESQDGLWAGEGWICGYRYANNDKLSARVKKIWKPQLFKRELYSEILNQKFNITVTSRTLDLIDAAYGFDFYILKTPKQDLNSKFGMDLKRAMLLRLAHKDTELYPDDPTRREKIYNKYKQFEIPAEEAEWVGLSLEEAVEKQRLLEHKDPEPLYKSCVENLVKDLSMLKLAVPQIVEKKD from the exons ATGCCGTTACACAAATATCCACCACGACTGTGGGAAGCCTTGAAGTTAAGGAAAGGGATCTATGCCCGTCTGCCTCAGCATTACCTGAAATCCCATCTGGATGCATCACTGCCAACCGCAGTGCATTGGAGACCTCTGGGAGTGAAATACAGAGCAAACCCCAAGACAGGCCTCAAAGAGCGGGTTCAGGATGTACCTATTCCAATTTATTACCCCCCAGAGTCGCAAGATGGCCTGTGGGCTGGAGAGGGGTGGATATGTGGATACAGATATGCCAATAACGATAAG CTGTCTGCAAGAGTGAAGAAGATCTGGAAGCCTCAACTCTTTAAGAGGGAGCTGTACAGCGAAATCCTTAACCAGAAGTTCAACATCACAGTCACATCTCGCACGCTGGATCTTATCGACGCCGCTTACGGCTTTGACTTTTACATTCTAAAG ACACCAAAGCAGGACCTAAACTCCAAGTTTGGTATGGACCTGAAACGTGCCATGCTCCTGCGGTTAGCTCACAAAGACACTGAGCTCTACCCAGATGATCCAACTCGAAGGGAGAAGATCTACAACAAATACAAG CAGTTTGAGATTCCTGCCGAGGAGGCGGAGTGGGTCGGCCTGAGCCTGGAGGAAGCAGTCGAGAAACAGAGACTTCTAGAACACAAG GATCCTGAGCCACTTTACAAGAGTTGTGTGGAGAACCTGGTGAAGGATCTGTCAATGCTGAAACTCGCCGTACCCCAGATTGTGGAAAAGAAAGACTGA
- the mrpl28 gene encoding 39S ribosomal protein L28, mitochondrial isoform X3, translating into MPLHKYPPRLWEALKLRKGIYARLPQHYLKSHLDASLPTAVHWRPLGVKYRANPKTGLKERVQDVPIPIYYPPESQDGLWAGEGWICGYRYANNDKLSARVKKIWKPQLFKRELYSEILNQKFNITVTSRTLDLIDAAYGFDFYILKTPKQDLNSKFGMDLKRAMLLRLAHKDTELYPDDPTRREKIYNKYKACMWWGDSSLRFLPRRRSGSA; encoded by the exons ATGCCGTTACACAAATATCCACCACGACTGTGGGAAGCCTTGAAGTTAAGGAAAGGGATCTATGCCCGTCTGCCTCAGCATTACCTGAAATCCCATCTGGATGCATCACTGCCAACCGCAGTGCATTGGAGACCTCTGGGAGTGAAATACAGAGCAAACCCCAAGACAGGCCTCAAAGAGCGGGTTCAGGATGTACCTATTCCAATTTATTACCCCCCAGAGTCGCAAGATGGCCTGTGGGCTGGAGAGGGGTGGATATGTGGATACAGATATGCCAATAACGATAAG CTGTCTGCAAGAGTGAAGAAGATCTGGAAGCCTCAACTCTTTAAGAGGGAGCTGTACAGCGAAATCCTTAACCAGAAGTTCAACATCACAGTCACATCTCGCACGCTGGATCTTATCGACGCCGCTTACGGCTTTGACTTTTACATTCTAAAG ACACCAAAGCAGGACCTAAACTCCAAGTTTGGTATGGACCTGAAACGTGCCATGCTCCTGCGGTTAGCTCACAAAGACACTGAGCTCTACCCAGATGATCCAACTCGAAGGGAGAAGATCTACAACAAATACAAG GCTTGCATGTGGTGGGGAGACAGCAGTTTGAGATTCCTGCCGAGGAGGCGGAGTGGGTCGGCCTGA